A single Trypanosoma brucei gambiense DAL972 chromosome 9, complete sequence DNA region contains:
- a CDS encoding predicted zinc finger protein, whose product MGASEAKGENWQKDSDVSGCCKCNVSFSLTTRRHHCRKCGLVVCSKCSRYRINLSSHDSDTPKRVCRHCFHTLRKNGAAGFETGVGSSASTGGWGLDGSVSPTTEKENTADDTNFETPDDEKAPAAEDCDSINCCFVGAGCGGCYGEGADAYYDAGTLYSDPITALSDVGEKTALQTEKERLLQQWTEIRQNVVFVDIQVQEVERVGENTPVGYCQEVENIMLQPELPERLRTMFPFPRGGEGNMELLMKPLEPITALTCKSQKEVSDALRQVTAQLQLSRLPNY is encoded by the coding sequence ATGGGCGCTAGTGAAGCAAAGGGTGAAAATTGGCAGAAAGACTCCGATGTTAGTGGGTGCTGTAAATGTAATGTTAGTTTCTCATTAACAACTCGCCGTCATCACTGCAGAAAATGTGGTCTCGTTGTATGCAGCAAATGCTCCAGGTACAGAATTAACCTATCATCCCACGACTCGGATACACCGAAACGAGTGTGTCGTCACTGTTTTCACACGCTACGCAAGAATGGGGCCGCTGGTTTCGAGACTGGTGTTGGCAGTAGTGCAAGTACAGGTGGTTGGGGGCTTGATGGCAGCGTATCACctacaacagaaaaagaaaacacggcGGATGACACAAACTTTGAAACTCCCGATGATGAAAAAGCACCAGCTGCTGAGGATTGTGATAGTATCAATTGTTGCTTTGTGGGTGCGGGTTGCGGTGGCTGTTATGGAGAGGGTGCGGATGCATATTACGACGCAGGGACACTGTATTCGGATCCGATAACAGCCCTATCGGATGTGGGAGAGAAAACGGCTCTGCAAACAGAGAAGGAGCGTTTACTTCAGCAGTGGACAGAGATTCGGCAAAACGTTGTTTTCGTTGACATTCAGGTACAGGAAGTGGAACGGGTAGGTGAGAATACACCTGTGGGATACTGTCAGGAAGTCGAGAATATTATGCTCCAGCCAGAGCTACCCGAGCGGCTCCGCACTATGTTCCCGTTTCCGCgtggaggagaaggaaatatGGAGCTTTTGATGAAACCACTTGAACCAATCACAGCACTGACATGTAAAAGTCAGAAGGAAGTTAGCGATGCACTCAGGCAAGTGACCGCACAGCTTCAGCTGAGCCGTCTACCGAATTATTGA